The proteins below are encoded in one region of Ostrea edulis chromosome 3, xbOstEdul1.1, whole genome shotgun sequence:
- the LOC130053232 gene encoding uncharacterized protein LOC130053232, protein MGLRIDREFMITIFIFLSLLLSNTRQLCETSTNQTFLVRKYDAPSFCSCGTEVSIGCRLVNDDYPDYYSCEGLSVYDRIQCCTYKHLVKCCSGWRKLYDSCTIPVCNPSCMNGGYCVAPQVCRCRPGYGGTSCQTPVCVPSCDNGGRCIPPWTCSCVSGYTGRTCSQGICNPSCLNGGQCVAPQICKCAPGFYGKICEKGDALSNLYTPTLQLADQSVASVDSWYRIASPYSKACFLKIYIQVNQTIDIVTFTSTSYDGRGNILGNYTALAVDEKNSIQSSRRSACLNIKCPEEGKTRLNTTKVLTTVNTDRQCNITLFDRQTSRVLGNNILETDIKGGDEYGPLYGIYAAYGSTISSQTVAEKMCQFGSNHVESDQSISPSTFPNAGFSC, encoded by the exons ATGGGTTTACGTATTGATAGAGAGTTCATGATTACCATCTTCATTTTTCTGAGTCTTCTACTATCCAATACAAG aCAATTATGCGAAACTTCGACAAATCAAACTTTCTTGGTACGAAAATACGATGCACCTAGCTTCTGCAGCTGTGGAACAGAAGTGTCCATTGGCTGCCGCCTTGTAAATGATGA TTACCCTGATTACTACTCCTGTGAAGGACTGTCGGTGTATGATAGGATACAGTGTTGCACATATAAACATCTGGTTAAATGCTGCAGTGGATGGAGAAAGCTATACGATTCCTGCACGATAC CTGTTTGCAACCCTTCTTGTATGAACGGCGGATACTGTGTAGCGCCCCAGGTGTGCAGATGCAGGCCAGGATACGGGGGTACAAGTTGCCAGACAc CTGTTTGTGTTCCGTCTTGTGACAACGGAGGACGGTGCATTCCGCCTTGGACGTGTAGCTGTGTGTCGGGATACACCGGCCGCACGTGTTCACAAG GCATTTGTAATCCCAGTTGTTTGAATGGAGGCCAGTGTGTTGCTCCTCAGATATGTAAATGTGCACCGGGATTTTACGGGAAAATATGCGAAAAGG GTGATGCTCTTAGTAATTTATATACACCCACACTGCAACTGGCGGATCAAAGTGTTGCATCAGTCGATTCCTGGTACAGGATAGCATCACCGTATTCCAAGGCTTGTTTTCTGAAAATCTACATTCAG GTAAATCAAACCATTGATATTGTGACATTCACTTCTACAAGCTATGATGGACGTGGAAATATACTCGGAAATTACACCGCATTAGCAGTAGATGAGAAAAACTCAATCCAAAGCAGTCGACGTTCAGCTTGTCTGAACATAAAATGTCCAGAAGAAGGAAAAACACGCTTAAATACAACAAAAGTATTGACAACGGTTAACACGGACAGACAATGTAACATAAC ATTATTCGATCGACAGACAAGCAGAGTATTGGGGAATAACATTCTAGAGACCGATATAAAAGGCGGGGATGAGTACGGCCCCCTGTACGGTATTTACGCTGCTTACGGATCTACGATATCATCCCAGACAGTTGCGGAGAAAATGTGCCAATTCGGAAGTAATCATGTAGAGAGTGACCAAAGCATATCTCCATCTACATTTCCTAATGCTGGATTTAGTTGTTGA